The Bacteroidales bacterium DNA segment AATAATTCCGCCAAATAAAACGCTTACTATTATCGATTTTATTTTATCTGCAATAAAAATTAAAGGTGTCATTTTGTTAAATCCATATTTTTGCTCAATGGAAAACACAGAATACCACTGAAATGGAATCATCAAAATATCAGCACCAATAAGCAAAATAGCAAAAAAAGCAAACGAATGTCCAATTTTATTCGGAAAAATATCTTTTGCAATATTATCAATCATATCTAAAGCTCCTGAAAACAGCAAAACAAGGATAAGAGCCAACTTAAAAAATGTAAGAATGTTATTTAATCTGCTTTTGTCAGAATAATAATTACGTGCAATATCCAATTTTTCTTGCGTAAACACAGATGAAATTCTTTCAGGAACTTGCTTTGCAAAACTTCTTATATTTAGCCTTGAAAGCCATGTTTCAACAAACGCTTCCGCTATTAAAAAACAAACAATTAAAGTTAAAATCCAATTCATATATTGAAAAATTTAGTAATAAAAGCTATTATAGCCTGTATTTTGAGTGCAATGACGCAAAATCAAACAAATCCCATGCAAAAATCATAAAATCTTTTTCTAATTCATCGTAAAATTTAACTAAATATTTCACAGTTTCAGGCAATGCGTTTTCAAAATGAGTTCTTTTAGTAAGACCTGTAAAAATTATATTCAAACCAGAAAAAGTTTCATATTTCTCAATCCATTTTCCCTCAATCATATGCCTAGCAATTTTTTTACTTTTTGGAGGTAAAATATCGAACTTTTTAGTTAAAATGTTATGAAATAAGTTAATATTAAAGTTAAATGAAGTTTTAAAAAAATGTTTCCAATTTTTAATTAAAAAATGATCGTATAAAATGTCAACAGCGACGGCACTATATCTTGCATGGGAAGGCTTTAGCAATCTTACACTATTTCTAACTTGTGGGTGCATGTCGCTATACGCATCAATAGCTCTATGCAACAGAACACCTTTCAGCACAGAATTAGGCAATTCTTGCATAATCTTTGTTCCTCGAATATGGTCTGCAATAAAATTTCCAACGACAATATCTTCATCGCTACCACTTAAAACAAAATGAAACAAATAATTCATGATGTAAAGATAGATTAAAAAAAATTATTTTCCTAGTTAATGTGAAAAAAAATAATTATGTTTGTTGACAGAATATAAAAAATTAAATAAAATATGCAAAAACTTTTATTATTAG contains these protein-coding regions:
- a CDS encoding DUF479 domain-containing protein, whose amino-acid sequence is MNYLFHFVLSGSDEDIVVGNFIADHIRGTKIMQELPNSVLKGVLLHRAIDAYSDMHPQVRNSVRLLKPSHARYSAVAVDILYDHFLIKNWKHFFKTSFNFNINLFHNILTKKFDILPPKSKKIARHMIEGKWIEKYETFSGLNIIFTGLTKRTHFENALPETVKYLVKFYDELEKDFMIFAWDLFDFASLHSKYRL